One Streptomyces drozdowiczii DNA segment encodes these proteins:
- the nagB gene encoding glucosamine-6-phosphate deaminase produces the protein MEVVIVPDAKAGGELIAGAIGALLGRKPDALLGVATGSTPLPIYQALADLVRSGAVDASRARVCQLDEYVGLPAGHPESYRSVVLREVVEPLGLSEAAFMGPDGSAEDVQAACEAYDKALAEAGGVDLQLLGIGTDGHIGFNEPCSSLASRTRIKTLTEQTRVDNARFFDNDIDQVPHHVITQGIGTILEARHPILLATGEGKADAVAATVEGPVASIVPASALQLHPHATVVVDEAAASKLKLADYFRATYAAKPAWQGL, from the coding sequence GTGGAAGTTGTCATCGTCCCGGACGCCAAGGCAGGCGGCGAGCTGATCGCGGGGGCCATCGGCGCCCTGCTCGGCCGCAAGCCCGACGCCCTTCTCGGCGTTGCCACCGGCTCTACCCCGCTGCCCATCTACCAGGCCCTCGCGGACCTGGTCCGTTCCGGTGCCGTGGACGCCTCGCGCGCCCGCGTCTGCCAGCTGGACGAGTACGTCGGACTGCCGGCGGGCCACCCGGAGTCGTACCGCTCCGTGGTGCTGCGCGAGGTGGTCGAACCGCTCGGGCTCTCCGAGGCCGCGTTCATGGGCCCCGACGGCTCCGCCGAGGACGTCCAGGCGGCCTGCGAGGCGTACGACAAGGCGCTGGCCGAGGCCGGCGGGGTCGACCTCCAGCTGCTGGGCATCGGCACCGACGGGCACATCGGCTTCAACGAGCCCTGCTCCTCGCTCGCCTCCCGCACCCGGATCAAGACGCTCACCGAGCAGACCCGGGTCGACAACGCGCGCTTCTTCGACAACGACATCGACCAGGTGCCGCACCACGTCATCACCCAGGGCATCGGCACGATCCTGGAGGCCCGCCACCCGATCCTGCTCGCGACGGGCGAGGGCAAGGCGGACGCGGTGGCCGCGACGGTGGAGGGACCGGTCGCCTCGATCGTGCCCGCCTCGGCGCTCCAGCTGCACCCGCACGCGACGGTGGTCGTGGACGAGGCGGCGGCGTCGAAGCTGAAGCTGGCGGACTACTTCCGCGCGACGTACGCGGCGAAGCCGGCCTGGCAGGGGCTGTAG